One Scyliorhinus canicula chromosome 12, sScyCan1.1, whole genome shotgun sequence genomic region harbors:
- the LOC119974640 gene encoding intermediate conductance calcium-activated potassium channel protein 4-like produces MWLIPITFLTIGYGDMVPSTTCGRVICLITGVTGVCCTALLIAVIVKKLELNKDEKLVHNFMQDIQLAKEVQKIAADLIGVTWLLYKYRKSQDPQKIRRYHRDVLTTVRQFRKVKLRQRKLRDVVSSMLDISKMQLLLYEMNTRMIASDNELEKQLGALATKVDALAGGFEELCSLIREAFKQ; encoded by the exons ATGTGGCTCATTCCAATCACCTTCCTCACCATTGGCTATGGTGACATGGTTCCTTCCACCACATGCGGGAGGGTTATCTGCCTGATAACAGGAGTGACG GGGGTGTGCTGCACAGCCTTGCTCATCGCTGTGATTGTCAAGAAACTGGAGCTGAACAAGGATGAAAAACTTGTCCATAATTTTATGCAGGATATTCAACTGGCAAAAGAG GTGCAGAAGATTGCAGCTGATCTGATTGGAGTAACTTGGTTACTGTACAAATACAGGAAGAGCCAAGATCCCCAGAAGATTAGGAGATATCATCGTGATGTACTAACCACAGTCCGTCA ATTCCGCAAAGTAAAGCTgaggcagaggaaactccggGACGTAGTTAGCTCCATGCTGGACATCTCCAAG ATGCAGCTGCTCCTGTACGAAATGAACACCAGGATGATCGCCTCCGACAACGAACTGGAGAAGCAGCTGGGAGCCTTGGCGACAAAAGTGGATGCTCTGGCGGGGGGATTCGAGGAGCTGTGCAGCCTAATCCGTGAGGCCTTCAAGCAGTAA